One Kwoniella pini CBS 10737 chromosome 11, complete sequence DNA segment encodes these proteins:
- a CDS encoding mitochondrial import inner membrane translocase subunit TIM13, with protein sequence MSSLFGSGAATPDMAARKEQMKQSIQQELAIANAQQLINKINENCFAKCISKPSTSLTSSQETCLSQCMSLYMAAFDQVSRSYVSRISKERGAAPPGIGL encoded by the exons ATGTCATCACTCTTCGGCTCAGGTGCTGCTACACCAG ATATGGCTGCCCGAAAGGAGCAAATGAAGCAATCAATCCAACAAGAA CTTGCCATCGCTAATGCTCAacaattgatcaacaaaattaACGAAAAC TGCTTCGCCAAATGTATAAGCAAGCCTTCAACCTCTCTTACATCTTCCCAAGAA ACATGTTTGTCGCAGTGCATGTCACTTTACATGGCCGCTTTCGACCAAGTTTCACGATCTTACGTATCTAGAATATcgaaagaaagaggagCCGCTCCTCCTGGCATCGGTCTTTAA
- a CDS encoding 40S ribosomal protein S27, giving the protein MVLAIDLLNRPADVQARTHKLKKVVPEPNSFFMDVKCPGCFAITTVFSHASTVVQCQGCATALCQPTGGKAKLTEGCSFRRKN; this is encoded by the exons ATG GTTTTAGCTATTGATCTCCTCAACAGACCCGCTGATGTTCAAGCCCGAACCCACAAGCTCAAGAAGGTAGTCCCAGAGCCTAACTCATTTTTCATGGATGTCAAGTGCCCTGGTTGTTTCGCCATCAC CACCGTCTTCTCTCACGCTTCCACCGTCGTTCAATGCCAAGGATGTGCTACCGCTCTTTGTCAACCAACTGGTGGTAAAGCTAAGTTGACCGAAG GATGCTCTTTCCGAAGAAAGAACTAA
- a CDS encoding V-type ATPase, A subunit yields MDRAKRDLPKIRDEERERMFGSVYSVSGPVVIGENMRGCAMYELVRVGHDELVGEVIRIEADRATIQVYEETSGVTVGDPVLRTGKPLSVELGPGLMTNIYDGIQRPLKSIQEKSQSIYIPRGINTESLSREIKWDFNPSSFRVGDHLSGGDIFGSVYENSLVDNHKIMLPPRAMGTITRIAEKGSYTVEDVVLETEFQGKTTQHTMMQLWPVRAPRPVAQKETASYPLFTGQRVLDALFPCVQGGTTAIPGAFGCGKTVISQALSKFSNSDIIIYVGCGERGNEMAEVLADFPELTLERDGREEPIMKRTALVANTSNMPVAAREASIYTGITLSEYFRDQGNNVAMMADSTSRWAEALREISGRLAEMPADSGYPAYLGAKLASFYERAGKVTCLGNPVRQGTVSIVGAVSPPGGDFSDPVTSATLGIVQVFWGLSKALAQRKHFPSVDWNVSYSKYLKVLDPHYEKSNPGFIDLRSRAKEILQKEQDLAEIVQLVGKSALGESDKITLEVARMLKTSGMLKNFVAFYDNSQRAVETSDMTFAKVRDSAADVMYKLSQMKFESPNTQSEQDIQGKFDQLYNEIGETFRRMQE; encoded by the exons ATGGACAGAGCTAAGCGGGATCTTCCCAAG ATCCGAGATGAAGAGAGGGAGAGGATGTTTGGATCAGTCTACTC CGTATCTGGTCCTGTCGTGATTGGTGAGAACATGAGAGGATGTGCTATGTACGAGTTGGTCAGAGTCGGACATGATGAACTTGTAGGAG AGGTCATTCGAATTGAGGCCGATCGAGCCACTATCCAAGTCTATGAAGAGACTTCTGGTGTAACCGTCGGTGACCCTGTCCTCAGAACCGGTAAACCCTTGAGTGTTGAGCTTGGACCTG GTCTCATGACCAACATCTACGA TGGTATCCAACGTCCActcaaatcaattcaagaGAAATCTCAGAGTATCTATATCCCCC GTGGTATCAATACCGAATCGCTCAGCAGAGAAATCAAATGGGATTTCAATCCCTCATCTTTCCGAGTCGGTGATCACTTGTCTGGTGGTGATATCTTCGGTAGTGTTTACGAGAATTCACTTGTGGATAATCATAAAATCATGCTTCCACCGCGAGCTATGGGTACCATCACCCGAATAGCTGAGAAGGGTAGCTACACTGTAGAA GATGTCGTGCTCGAGACCGAGTTCCAAGGCAAGACAACCCAGCACACCATGATGCAACTTTGGCCTGTGCGAGCTCCTCGACCTGTCGCTCAAAAAGAGACCGCTTCCTACCCCTTATTCACTGGTCAACGGGTCCTGGACGCTTTATTCCCTTGTGTGCAAGGTGGTACAACAGCTATTCCCGGTGCTTTCGGATG TGGTAAAACCGTCATT AGTCAAGCCTTGTCTAAATTCTCCAACTCcgatatcatcatttacgTTGGGTGTGGTGAACGTGGTAATG AAATGGCGGAGGTATTGGCAGAT TTCCCCGAGCTCACTCTCGAAAGAGACGGTCGAGAAGAGCCCATTATGAAGCGAACTGCTCTCGTCGCCAACACCTCCAACATGCCGGTAGCTGCCAGAGAAGCCTCCATTTACACCGGTATCACTTTGTCAGAGTATTTCCGAGATCAAGGAAACAACGTCGCCATGATGGCCGACTCCACTTCCCGATGGGCCGAGGCATTGCGAGAAATCTCGGGTCGATTGGCAGAAATGCCTGCTGACTCCGGTTACCCAGCCTATCTCGGTGCTAAGCTTGCTAGTTTCTATGAGCGAGCTGGTAAGGTCACTTGTTTGGGTAACCCTGTCAGACAAGGTACAGTATCCATTGTTGGTGCTGTATCTCCACCTGGTGGTGATTTCTCCGATCCCGTTACCAGTGCTACTCTTGGTATCGTGCAAGTGTTCTGGGGTCTCTCCAAGGCTCTAGCACAGCGTAAACATTTCCCTTCAGTTGATTGGAACGTGTCCTACTCCAAGTACCTCAAGGTGCTCGATCCACACTACGAGAAGAGTAACCCCGGCTTCATCGACTTGCGATCGAGGGCTAAGGAGATTCTTCAGAAAGAGCAAGATCTTGCGGAGATTGTACAACTTGTCGGAAAAAGTGCTCTGGGAGAAAGTGATAAGATCACTTTGGAAGTCGCTCGAATgctcaag ACCTCGGGTATGTTGAAAAACTTTGTCGCATTCTACGACAATTCGCAACGTGCTGTCGAGACTAGCGATATGACTTTCGCCAAG GTACGAGACTCTGCTGCAGATGTCATGTATAAACTCTCTCAAATGAAATTCGAGTCGCCTAACACTCAAAGCGAGCAAGATATTCAAGGTAAATTCGACCAACTATACAATGAAATCGGCGAGACCTTCCGAAGGATGCAAGAGTAG